From Bosea sp. NBC_00550, the proteins below share one genomic window:
- a CDS encoding TetR/AcrR family transcriptional regulator C-terminal domain-containing protein, with product MTQAAAETQGEALTARQQAVLDAVLSLMVEKGSGLTMTAVARRASCSKETLYKWFGDRDGLLTATVQWQASKVRAGNFDRQTLDAGALRESLKRFAANWLEVIASPTSIALNRIGISQAASRDGNLGSIVLANGRFAIGERLKPVLDAGREAGLLAFDDTETAFRTFFGLAGRDVQIRLLLGDTLTLSKAEITGDAERAAEQFFTLYGTAQNDPGRDKSNA from the coding sequence ATGACGCAGGCTGCCGCAGAGACGCAAGGCGAGGCGCTGACCGCGCGCCAGCAAGCCGTGCTCGATGCCGTGCTGAGCCTGATGGTCGAGAAGGGCAGTGGCCTCACCATGACCGCGGTGGCGCGGCGTGCGAGCTGCTCCAAGGAAACGCTCTACAAATGGTTCGGTGATCGCGACGGCCTTCTGACCGCGACGGTGCAGTGGCAGGCCTCGAAGGTGAGGGCGGGCAATTTCGACCGCCAGACGCTCGATGCCGGCGCGCTGCGCGAGAGCCTGAAGCGCTTCGCCGCGAACTGGCTCGAAGTCATCGCCAGTCCGACCTCGATCGCGCTCAACCGCATCGGCATCAGCCAGGCGGCCTCACGCGACGGCAATCTCGGCTCGATCGTGCTGGCGAATGGTCGCTTCGCCATCGGCGAGCGGCTGAAACCCGTGCTCGATGCGGGCCGCGAGGCGGGGCTCCTGGCCTTCGACGATACCGAGACAGCGTTCCGCACCTTCTTCGGCCTCGCCGGCCGCGACGTCCAGATCCGGCTCCTGCTCGGCGATACGCTGACCTTGAGCAAGGCCGAGATCACGGGCGACGCGGAGCGCGCGGCCGAGCAGTTCTTCACCCTCTACGGCACGGCACAGAACGATCCGGGCCGGGACAAGTCCAACGCGTGA
- the ilvC gene encoding ketol-acid reductoisomerase, with protein sequence MRVYYDRDADINLIKGKKVCIVGYGSQGHAHALNLRDSGVKEIIIALKAGSATRKKAEEAGFKVMTPSEAAKVSDIMMMLTPDELQGDIYRDELHGNMKEGAALLFAHGLNVHFNLIEPRKDLDVLMVAPKGPGHTVRSEYQRGGGVPTLIAIHQDATGNAHDLGLSYASANGGGRAGIIETTFKEECETDLFGEQVVLCGGLVELIKAGYETLTEAGYAPEMAYFECLHEVKLIVDLIYEGGIANMNYSISNTAEFGEYVTGPRIITAETKAEMKRVLTDIQSGKFTRDWMLENKVNQTSFKATRARYAAHPIEEVGAKLRDMMPWIKAKALVDKTKN encoded by the coding sequence ATGCGCGTTTATTACGATCGTGATGCCGACATCAACCTGATCAAGGGCAAGAAGGTCTGCATCGTGGGCTACGGCTCGCAGGGCCACGCCCATGCGCTCAACCTGCGCGATTCCGGCGTCAAGGAGATCATCATCGCGCTCAAGGCCGGCTCGGCCACGCGCAAGAAGGCCGAGGAAGCCGGCTTCAAGGTGATGACCCCGTCGGAGGCCGCCAAGGTCTCGGACATCATGATGATGCTGACCCCGGACGAGCTGCAGGGCGACATCTATCGCGACGAGCTGCACGGCAACATGAAGGAAGGCGCTGCCCTCCTGTTCGCGCACGGCCTCAACGTCCATTTCAACCTGATCGAGCCGCGCAAGGACCTCGACGTGCTGATGGTCGCCCCGAAGGGCCCTGGCCACACCGTCCGTTCCGAGTATCAGCGCGGCGGCGGCGTGCCGACCCTGATCGCGATCCACCAGGACGCGACCGGCAACGCCCATGACCTCGGCCTGTCCTATGCCTCGGCCAATGGCGGCGGCCGCGCCGGCATCATCGAGACGACCTTCAAGGAAGAGTGCGAGACCGATCTCTTCGGCGAGCAGGTCGTGCTCTGCGGCGGCCTGGTCGAGCTGATCAAGGCCGGCTACGAGACGCTGACCGAGGCCGGCTACGCCCCCGAGATGGCCTATTTCGAGTGCCTTCATGAAGTGAAGCTGATCGTCGACCTCATCTATGAGGGCGGCATCGCCAACATGAACTACTCGATCTCGAACACCGCCGAGTTCGGCGAGTACGTCACCGGCCCGCGGATCATCACCGCCGAGACCAAGGCCGAGATGAAGCGCGTGCTGACCGACATCCAGTCGGGCAAGTTCACCCGCGACTGGATGCTCGAGAACAAGGTCAACCAGACCTCGTTCAAGGCGACCCGCGCTCGCTACGCCGCCCATCCGATCGAGGAAGTCGGCGCCAAGCTCCGCGACATGATGCCCTGGATCAAGGCCAAGGCGCTGGTCGACAAGACCAAGAACTGA
- a CDS encoding acetolactate synthase 3 large subunit: MSEMMTGAEMVVRALQDQGVEHLFGYPGGAVLPIYDAIFQQDKVKHVLVRHEQGAVHAAEGYARSTAGKVGCVLVTSGPGATNAVTGLTDALLDSIPLVVITGQVPTHLIGSDAFQECDTVGITRSCTKHNYLVKSIHDLPRVLHEAFYVAANGRPGPVVIDIPKDIQFATGTYTRPRDNQHKTYRPVVKGDLNKIKAAVELIAGAKKPVFYTGGGVINSGPHASALLRELARLTGFPVTSTLMGLGAFPAADKQWLGMLGMHGTYEANLAMHDCDVMINIGARFDDRITGRIDGFSPRSKKIHIDIDPSSINKTVKIDIGIVGDCAHVLEDMVRIWRETGAQVDKTALAAWWTQIEGWRGRKSLAYKQSDTVIKPQYAIERLYQLTKDRDPFITTEVGQHQMWAAQHFHFQEPNRWMTSGGLGTMGYGLPAAIGVQMKHPKALVIDIAGEASILMNMQEMSTAVQYRLPVKIFILNNEYMGMVRQWQELLHGGRYSESYSQSLPDFVKLAEAYGGHGIRCDDPAKLDAAIMEMIDTPKPVIFDCVVAKEENCFPMIPSGKAHNEMILPDFEGDTGQIIDAKGKQLV, from the coding sequence ATGAGCGAGATGATGACCGGCGCCGAGATGGTCGTCCGCGCGCTTCAGGACCAGGGTGTCGAGCACCTGTTCGGTTATCCCGGCGGGGCCGTACTCCCGATCTACGATGCGATCTTCCAGCAGGACAAGGTCAAGCATGTGCTCGTCCGCCACGAGCAGGGCGCCGTCCATGCCGCCGAAGGCTATGCCCGCTCGACCGCCGGCAAGGTCGGCTGCGTGCTCGTGACCTCCGGCCCTGGCGCGACGAACGCGGTCACGGGCCTGACCGACGCGCTGCTCGACTCGATCCCGCTCGTCGTCATCACCGGCCAGGTTCCGACGCATCTGATCGGCTCGGACGCCTTCCAGGAATGCGACACGGTCGGCATCACCCGCTCCTGCACCAAGCACAACTACCTGGTGAAGAGCATCCACGACCTGCCGCGTGTCCTGCACGAGGCGTTCTACGTCGCGGCCAATGGCCGGCCCGGTCCCGTCGTCATTGACATCCCGAAGGACATCCAGTTCGCCACCGGCACCTATACCCGCCCGCGCGACAACCAGCACAAGACCTATCGCCCGGTGGTCAAGGGCGACCTGAACAAGATCAAGGCCGCGGTCGAGCTGATCGCCGGCGCCAAGAAGCCGGTTTTCTACACCGGCGGCGGCGTGATCAACTCTGGTCCGCACGCCTCGGCGCTGCTGCGTGAGCTGGCGCGGCTGACGGGCTTCCCGGTCACCTCGACGCTGATGGGGCTCGGCGCCTTCCCGGCTGCGGACAAGCAGTGGCTCGGGATGCTCGGCATGCACGGTACCTACGAGGCCAATCTGGCGATGCATGACTGCGACGTCATGATCAATATCGGCGCGCGCTTCGACGATCGCATCACCGGGCGGATCGACGGCTTCTCGCCGCGCTCGAAGAAGATCCACATCGACATCGACCCGTCCTCGATCAACAAGACGGTCAAGATCGATATCGGCATCGTCGGCGACTGCGCCCATGTGCTGGAGGATATGGTCCGGATCTGGCGTGAGACCGGTGCGCAGGTCGACAAGACCGCGCTCGCCGCCTGGTGGACGCAGATCGAGGGCTGGCGCGGCCGCAAGAGCCTCGCCTACAAGCAGTCCGACACGGTGATCAAGCCGCAATACGCCATCGAGCGGCTCTACCAGCTGACCAAGGACCGCGATCCCTTCATCACGACCGAGGTCGGCCAGCACCAGATGTGGGCGGCGCAGCACTTCCACTTCCAGGAGCCGAACCGCTGGATGACCTCCGGTGGGCTCGGCACCATGGGCTATGGCCTGCCGGCGGCGATCGGCGTGCAGATGAAGCACCCGAAGGCGCTGGTCATCGACATCGCGGGCGAAGCCTCGATTCTGATGAACATGCAGGAGATGTCGACGGCGGTGCAGTACCGGCTGCCGGTGAAGATCTTCATCCTCAACAACGAATACATGGGCATGGTGCGCCAGTGGCAGGAACTGCTGCATGGCGGGCGCTATTCGGAGAGCTATTCGCAGTCGCTGCCGGACTTCGTGAAGCTTGCCGAGGCCTATGGCGGCCATGGCATTCGTTGCGACGACCCGGCCAAACTCGACGCCGCGATCATGGAGATGATCGATACGCCGAAGCCGGTGATCTTCGATTGCGTCGTCGCCAAGGAAGAGAACTGCTTCCCGATGATCCCATCGGGCAAGGCGCATAACGAGATGATCCTGCCCGATTTCGAAGGCGATACCGGCCAGATCATCGACGCCAAGGGCAAGCAGCTCGTTTGA
- a CDS encoding DUF924 family protein gives MTLPTAADIVAFWRQAGPEKWFAKDEAFDAEIIRRFLPAHEAAAAGELADWEETPEGVYALLILLDQFPRNMFRDSPRAFATDAQALTIAGHAIAGGFDEAYQAPEKRFFYMPFMHSEKLADQERCIALCAAADDPEGVRYAEVHRDIIRDFGRFPHRNPVLGRDTTAEERSFLTEGGFAG, from the coding sequence ATGACCTTGCCCACCGCCGCCGATATCGTCGCTTTCTGGCGCCAGGCCGGGCCTGAGAAATGGTTCGCCAAGGACGAGGCCTTCGATGCCGAGATTATCAGGCGCTTCCTGCCCGCGCATGAAGCCGCGGCGGCGGGCGAGCTCGCCGATTGGGAGGAAACGCCCGAGGGCGTCTATGCCCTGCTGATCCTGCTCGACCAGTTCCCGCGCAACATGTTCCGCGACAGTCCGCGTGCCTTCGCCACGGATGCCCAGGCCCTTACCATCGCGGGGCACGCCATCGCAGGCGGATTCGACGAAGCCTATCAGGCACCCGAGAAGCGCTTCTTCTACATGCCCTTCATGCACTCCGAGAAGCTGGCGGATCAGGAGCGCTGCATCGCGCTCTGCGCCGCGGCCGATGACCCCGAAGGGGTCAGATATGCGGAGGTCCATCGCGACATCATCCGCGATTTCGGCCGCTTCCCGCATCGCAATCCGGTGCTGGGGCGCGATACCACGGCCGAGGAAAGGAGCTTCCTGACCGAGGGCGGTTTCGCAGGCTGA
- a CDS encoding glutathione S-transferase translates to MKLLIGNKCYSSWSLRAWLLMRVKSIAFSEKLVLLDEPGFKQTVFAEAPGSGGTVPTLIDGDLAVWETLAIIEYLHETHPDAGIWPSDPAARAQARAACSEMHAGFTALRGACPMNLGKRYAARDRGADVARDVERITGIWRQARERFGGAGEGPFLYGAFSAADAMYAPVVTRLDTYGIAIDPVSQDYMRAVLALPAYREWLAAALDEPWIVAHDEVDESALVDLRQS, encoded by the coding sequence ATGAAGCTGCTGATCGGCAACAAGTGCTATTCGTCCTGGTCGCTCCGGGCCTGGCTGCTAATGCGCGTCAAGAGCATCGCCTTTTCGGAGAAGCTCGTCCTGCTCGACGAGCCCGGCTTCAAGCAGACCGTCTTCGCTGAGGCGCCGGGCAGCGGCGGCACCGTGCCGACGCTGATCGATGGCGATCTCGCGGTCTGGGAGACGCTGGCGATCATCGAGTATCTCCATGAGACGCATCCCGATGCAGGCATCTGGCCGAGCGACCCCGCCGCCCGCGCCCAGGCCCGCGCCGCCTGCAGCGAGATGCATGCGGGCTTCACGGCGCTGCGCGGCGCCTGCCCGATGAACCTCGGCAAGCGTTATGCGGCGCGTGATCGCGGCGCGGATGTGGCCCGCGATGTCGAGCGGATCACCGGCATCTGGCGGCAGGCGCGCGAGCGTTTCGGCGGGGCAGGCGAGGGGCCTTTCCTCTATGGCGCCTTCTCGGCGGCGGACGCGATGTACGCGCCGGTCGTCACCCGCCTCGACACCTATGGCATCGCCATCGATCCGGTTTCGCAGGACTACATGCGCGCTGTGCTAGCGCTGCCGGCCTATCGCGAATGGCTCGCGGCCGCGCTCGACGAGCCCTGGATCGTAGCCCATGACGAGGTGGACGAGTCCGCCCTCGTCGATCTGCGCCAGTCCTGA
- the ilvN gene encoding acetolactate synthase small subunit translates to MSKPASHYPNAPKSQPVARHTLAVIVDNEPGVLARIAGLFSGRGYNIESLTVSETEHDKHISRITVVTSGTANVIDQIKAHLDRLVPVHRVVDLTEQGEALERELALIKVVGKGEHRVEAMRLASAFGARTLDASLTSFVFELTGSTEEIERFIKMMTVVGLTEVSRTGIAAMSRGPEAM, encoded by the coding sequence ATGTCGAAGCCCGCCAGCCATTACCCGAACGCTCCGAAGTCCCAGCCGGTCGCCCGCCATACGCTGGCGGTGATCGTCGACAACGAACCGGGCGTTCTTGCCCGCATCGCCGGGCTGTTCTCGGGGCGCGGCTACAACATCGAGAGCCTCACCGTTTCCGAGACCGAGCATGACAAGCACATCTCGCGCATCACGGTCGTGACCTCGGGCACCGCCAATGTGATCGACCAGATCAAGGCGCATCTCGACCGTCTGGTGCCGGTGCACCGGGTCGTCGACCTGACCGAGCAGGGCGAGGCGCTGGAGCGCGAGCTCGCGCTGATCAAGGTGGTCGGCAAGGGCGAGCATCGCGTCGAGGCGATGCGGCTGGCTTCGGCCTTCGGCGCGCGGACGCTCGATGCCTCTTTGACCTCCTTCGTGTTCGAATTGACAGGCTCGACCGAGGAGATCGAGCGCTTCATCAAGATGATGACGGTGGTCGGCCTCACGGAAGTTTCGCGCACCGGCATCGCGGCGATGAGCCGCGGGCCGGAGGCGATGTGA
- a CDS encoding aspartate/glutamate racemase family protein, whose translation MNTIGLIGGMSWESTAVYYRLLNEVVRARSGGLHSADVLLHSVDFAGIAEMQAQGDWAAAGAALAESGRRLERAGASCLVLCTNTMHKVADQITAATKLPFLHLADVTARAILASGARRPLLLATRFTMEQSFYRDRLKAFGVEALVPQPQERDEVHRVIYEELCRGRVEPDSRERYRAIVERAAREEGADGVILGCTEIGLLVSQADFAMPVFDTTALHVAAALDFVGETESVAA comes from the coding sequence ATGAATACCATTGGCCTGATCGGCGGCATGAGCTGGGAATCGACCGCGGTCTACTACCGGCTGCTCAATGAAGTCGTGCGGGCGCGCTCGGGTGGGCTGCACTCGGCCGATGTCCTGCTGCATTCGGTCGATTTCGCTGGCATCGCCGAGATGCAAGCGCAGGGCGATTGGGCGGCAGCCGGTGCGGCGCTGGCCGAGAGCGGGCGGCGGCTGGAGCGCGCCGGTGCCTCCTGCCTCGTGCTCTGCACCAACACCATGCACAAGGTGGCGGACCAGATCACCGCCGCGACCAAGCTACCCTTCCTGCACCTGGCCGATGTGACGGCGCGGGCAATCCTCGCCTCCGGCGCGCGCCGGCCGCTATTGCTGGCGACGCGCTTCACCATGGAGCAGAGCTTCTATCGCGACCGGCTGAAGGCCTTCGGCGTCGAGGCGCTGGTGCCGCAGCCGCAGGAGCGCGACGAGGTGCATCGCGTGATCTACGAGGAATTGTGCCGCGGTCGCGTCGAGCCGGATTCGCGCGAGCGCTATCGCGCCATCGTCGAGCGTGCGGCGCGGGAGGAGGGCGCCGACGGCGTCATCCTCGGCTGCACGGAGATCGGGCTTCTGGTCTCGCAGGCGGATTTCGCGATGCCCGTCTTCGACACCACCGCGCTGCATGTCGCTGCGGCGCTTGATTTCGTCGGCGAAACCGAGAGCGTCGCCGCATGA